From the genome of Glycine soja cultivar W05 chromosome 14, ASM419377v2, whole genome shotgun sequence:
CTCAAAATTCTTGGTGGATAGAATAAGATCAGAGTCAGAATCCATCCTGACGTGAAATTGTGCTTTTCATTGAATGTAGAGTATaactaataattaagaaaaacatgtATTTGATCCTCCAAAGTTATATGCATCATCACATTAGTCTTTCAAAGATTCTTTATGTCACCACTTTGGTCCTCCAAAGATTTTATCAGTGAAATGTCTTCAAATATCTAATCTTTCACCAAATTAGACAAATACagcaatgttttaaatttttgaggGACTAATTTGGTAACCAAATTTTCTGTCAGACGTGATAATAGTCATAAATAACTTTGGAGGATGAAATTGAGAAGTAAACCAGTTTATGACTAATCTTGTTAGTGACTCCAATCATATGAGGAtttgtttcatttcattttttttctcatgtttGAATAGGGGCTCTGTTATTAAGTTTCTAAAGGACTTGTGCAATAACACAGGCATTGACTGCACCAACTTGTTGACCTCTTTCACAGGTTTCATTCATGTAATTATTATGCTATTAACCATGAGGAACCCCCTCCCACCAACCACCAAAAGAAATCTCTATATTTAACACTTTGTTTCCTACATTGACGACACTATTATGCTTTCAGGCCAAAACTGCTGCCTGAACCCTTCGATTGTAAATGTTTTTTTGGATCATGAGCCTCAGTCAACAGCAACAAAGAACATGATCCATCTATCTCAGAGTAAGTGGTCATCTTTCCCTAATTTAAATATCATGTAGACACCAATATATCCTATAAAAAGGAAGCATATTACTTATTAGCATAGATGTTGTAAATTTAACTGATGTTAATAAGagtagttttttgtttttcatgaatCATATATGGATATCAGTGATCAGAGAAGGAACCACTTCAATGTTTGATTACGAAAACCGAGATGAGAACATGAAACACTATGGACAACCCACTCCTCCAGCATATGACATGAAAAGACTTCCAAATGACCTTCCTCTCTTCCTGAGTTATGGAGGGGCTGATGCTCTTTCTGATGTTAAGGATGTGCAACGTCTGTTAGAAATACTCAAAGATCACGATGCAGATAAGCTTGTAGTGCAGTACAGAAATGATTATGCACATGCAGATTATGTTATGGGTGAAAATGCTCACCGAGATGTATATGAACCTCTTATATCTTTCTTTAGGCTTCAGTGATATCTAGTGAAGAATACTCCTTATAGAATATTGCCATTACCTGTCTCTAAATCATAGAATTGAATAGCACGGAAATGTCAGTATGTAATTTCACAGAagatgatattattaaaggaaATTCCTATATCTTACTTCAGTGTGTCATCCAAAGCTGGATTAAACCGGTTTTTCATGTATAATTATAATCATGATTTTACAGTGGAACAATTTTTAACAATTCTTGAGTGTAGCTTTACAAGATCTAAAGCCAGCCTAGGCCTGTTGCAAAACCACAAACCTAAAGCTTTGTATCATCAAGATTCTACATCATACCGTGAAGCTGATTTATCAACATTACACTTACATGAATCATCAAGGTAGTCATGTTTTAACTAGCACAGCTTGGTTCTAAGGAAATACATTTCTTGGCACTTGCTATTAGGAACTTATGAATCATGATTGTTTCTAATATGGACCCAAAAGGCTTTAAGAAGAATGTATTATGCAGCTATGGTCAAGACATACTCATACTAGCAAAACAGCATTAATTTGATGATTTGACTCATGGCTCATTTCCCTTGTTTAAATATAGCCATGTGGAAGTTCACTTTGTTATGGATTCCATTTTCCTATTCATGTGAGGGATTTGGTAATTTGTGAGGCACGACCAAGGagaagggaaaataaaaaaggtgcaAGACCATGCTAAAAAGGCTAGAAGAAACTATAAATCCTGATATTGttgttgagaaagaagtggtttGATTTGtgataaataaatgataatatctCACACAACCGGCCAGCTTCATCTTACCCACACAGTTATTTCATAAACTTTAGAAGATAACGTAAACTTATAGTAGTTGATTAGAAAATTAACAGTTGAAATTGTGATTAAATACATTCACATATGTTCGAAAATATAGAATTGTTATCCACTAACGTGTATCAAGCTCTTTTTGCGGGATCTTGGCCACTCATTGTGCATAGGACCACGAAATTTCAGCATTACAGACTCTGAAAAATGAGAAACATTACGAGTTTGGAAccgaaaaatataaatataaggtGTTTTTCAACTAGCAGGACTGAAAAGCTAGATCCATCATATTTAAAAGATATGTTAGCTGACTTGAAGTATGTACGTAAGGGTCCCACACGATGCATGAGACTCCAAAAAAACCTTGAAAATTTAGAGGTTCATGAATGAAACTTCAAATATATCTTCTTGGCATgtgatgaaatttaaaatttagaggtCACTCTCTCAGTTAAAAGGagaaattattgtataatttgaGATCGTTATGGTCTCGACTAATCTCTTATAGTTGAGTTTTATGAATTTTCtcgaaaattgaaaatttcacCTACTTAGTAGAGATTGGTCTAAGACAATGTAATAATTCCTTTGACTAAAGGTGCTTAACATACTGAGATCAGCTAGagcaaataattgaaattagaaaacataaaatattagtttGGAATCTTGTGATCAATTCATCTGATCCTCTAGAACATTCTCCTCAGGTACACCAAAATGTTACTTCATTAATGGATGCTCTTTCTTTTCATAACTCTGATGACAAATTTGATTTGCAAGCTTGATTGGAGGTTTGTAGAAACGTCTGGTTCTTGGGAAGGTAAACACCGCTAAAGGAAGAACTAGCATGCCATTGGAAGCTATCGAGGATTAGGACGTCAATAATAAATTAGTCCCAGAAATTGTTATTGATAGTTTAacttttaaactatatattaaacttgattcatcacaaaaaaaaaaaaaatatgatggtTCAGGAGCTTGGTACACCCGGTCATGGTGGGCTGAAAGTGCTGCAGCCTGTTATCCCTCCACTGTCAGGAGCCGGAGGTGCTCGCTGCTCTGTTAAACCAGCCTCACGCTGTGCCCTCCAGTTTAGGAGCCAAGAGACCTGAGCCTTCGCCCAAATCCCATGACTCAGCTCTTAACTTGGAGCGGGCAGGCCAGAATTATGCATCTAACAGCCCGACCGAGCATAGCCCGAGCCATGTCCCATCACTTTAATGCCCCCACTTAGGTTACAAGCTAACGTTACTCAGCTCAGCGAACTAACTCCCAAGTTAGAGATTTATAAAGAATGATTTGTACCCGAAACTagtcgatgtgggacttgacCCAGCCATgaggtgaaaaataaaaacgaGTATATCTATTCAGACAACTGGTAAGAAAGACGCGAAACAAAAATTCCAACAAATGAAGGACCCAAGGTTCAAGGTTGTGTAATGTGGTCTATTCCAATGGTTTACTTGCTCAGTTATTTTCTCCATGTTATATGTAACCCAAAAGTATTGGTGTTGATGCCATGGTTGTACTTTACAAGTTACAAGTAAACGATCTAATAAAATACATGGAGATGGAGATGCATCTTGCACATTCGAATTTGAAGTGACGGTCTGTGATACTTTGTAACTTAGTTGAATCAGTGTCTTGATCTTGAGGTATCCCGAACGAATGATGAAAGTTAGATGATGCGTGGAATGGATCAAAAGGTGGATTTATATGCCTCTTTACCTTCTGAAGTTCTAACAATTTGGTCTCTGACTCTAGTTCGCAACAATTAATATAAACGTAAcacattatagttttttttacaagaacagAATTAAGACATTTCATTCATGATACGAGAAGGGATATAATGAAAATCTTTGAGCCTAGCGTGATCTGTTGCTCTCCTTGCAAGCAAGTGTGCAAAAATATTTGCGTGTCTCTTTACAAAGTCCACTCCACAGTTTGGATTCTGCACTAGTATGTTTTTACACTCAGCAATAATATCTCCTATCTCTGTATCTTCTGTTGCAAAACTGTTAATTTTATCTTCTATGAGTAAGGTTGATATCTGTCATCCAAGTAAGAGCTTTGAGCAACCCCCACGCTTCTCCCTCAATAAGTAACACAGTATAGTTTTTGGCAGATATATGCATTTCTATATAGGGTTTATCATACACTCAAGGCAATATTAATACTATGGAAAAGTCCTTAGAAACACAGAACATGGGTATGTTTCATGTTACTTAATTTAAGTTATGAAAAATAAGAAGGAAATTTTTTaacatgtaaattatttattattcttcaaCTATTGATATATCTTATATAGAGAAAAGTGTTAAAGagtaattactttttaaaataaactagttTATTGACCTGTGGGAACAATAATATGTCTTTATTGTGcacatataaaaaatgtttataagtattatatattaggaaaagattatgtgaaatttctattaaaatatatataaaaagaaaaacaaaatcaagttaataattttttatattcttaaaaagTACATCTATAGAAAAATAGATCCATAAATcttaataagtttttatatgGATAGTTTTTTATATGACTATAAATGTACtttcatataaaaatgtttttccgAGTACAatacattttatcatttaagtaTATTAATAAGGGTATATGTAAGATATTAATGTTTTTACTCTAATTTAAACACTATTCTTCATGCAAATACTAATGTATTTTCATGTAAAATATTCTTTCTATGCAGATAAAAAAATGTCCATGGCTttaatcaaattctttattttaattttcaagtatgtaaaaagaagaagaagaagaaagaaatttcATTTGCCAAAATGGGAGTCTGACGTGTAAATATATGATTGGATGACACACGTAGCAATAGAAAGTCCTCGAACAGAAAAACCAAGAAGGGTTTTTTCTTACCTGAGCAGATTCAGAGTGCAAAGTGTGAGAGAAAGACAATGCCGAAGTCTCAATTTCGAACCCCATTTCTGGTTTCTCTTCCCCTTTTGTTATTCATCTTCAACCTCACCCCTTCGCACGCACTCTATGGAGCATCCTCACCCGTGCTTCAACTCACTCCCTCTAACTTCAAGTCCAAGgtgaatcaaatttatttttttaccccTTTCTCCATTACCTCATTTTGTGATCTCACTGTTTTTGCCATTTTTTCAAATGAGTGTTGCGTATAAACGTTAAATTTCGCATCTTTGCTCTTGAAATCCATCTGGGCATGTAAATGCCAAGTTTGATATTGTGGTTGTAGTTTTGGTGACTGATATCAAGGTTCTTCGCAGGTTCTGAATTCAAATGGAGTTgttcttgttgaattctttgctCCATGGTGTGGACACTGTCAGGCTCTGACTCCTATATGGGAGAAGGCAGCTACTGTGTTGAAGGGTGTTGTTACTGTGGCAGCAATTGATGCTGATGCTCATCCGTCTTTGGCTCAGGTTGTCTATTGTTCATTTCTTCATTTAATGATGGCATTTTTATGTATAATGAAATGTTGATATCTGTTGAATGAGGACTATGCTGTATGTGTTCTTTGGTTCTTGCAATCAGCTTTTTCTGAATTAGGAAGATGCTTTATTATATGCTTAACTTTTGTGTGTAATACTGGAAATACCTTTTTGTGGATCAAGCATTATGCAAAACAAggcttttttattcataatcatTTGAGCTCTAGAAACTGTTTCAAATAATTGGAATATGATTAATTGGATCTAATCACCTCAGCCATTTTGGAATATCTACATGCAAGAATATTGTACGTGTAAAGTTTTCGTATCTAGCCCCCACTCTGTATGTAAAGCAACCGAAGAATATATTGCATGTACAAGATAGAATATCTCTTTGGACattctttttctgtttcttcATAACATCTGCATATTTGCATGAGGTTCATTTACTCCTTGTAGGTGTTTTCAGTTATTGGCTGTTTTCTTCAATTGTcttcattaaaaacatttagatTTTCgcatgtgtttgtgtgtgtaacTTTTTCTTGATTCCCTACTCTACAGGAATATGGAATTAGAGGATTTCCAACTATAAAAGTGTTTGCACCTGGAAAGCCACCTGTTGATTACCAAGGAGCAAGAGATGTCAAACCAATTGCTGAATTTGCACTTCAACAGGTTTGTTGGGATCTCatgagggatttttttttttaacctttttgcCCCAAACGTGGTGTAATATTTCTGATGTTTTATGAGTAGTGTTATTGCATGTGTGATGTTGGACTTTGGATAGAGTATAGATGTCCTCTTTTGTAACAAAACAATTGTATTTCTATGGAAACTTTAATGACTACAAAGTAAACGAGAttcttattaaaaatttgaaagggAAATTCTTTTTACACACCACTTGGTAGTGTAGAAAATCTAAGCAGAGTGAGGATTTGGATGTATTGGGATTAGGGTTTGAGCATTGTGTGACTACTTGTAAATACAGttctatataaataataataaaagaaattcacTCACATTCAGTTGTGTTATAATTCATGGTTTATGTTTGATTAACTGATGTTTGATGTGTTGTTGCCcaatggaaatttttttttatcagaataataaataaaaatctaaatgAGCAGACTATCACATCGTAATTCACCAATTAATTTTTGTGATTTGTTACTCACTGCTAAGTCCTTCTCCCATGTTTCTAAtatgcatttaaaaaaaatagtaaaatgtaaTACCATTACTCCAAAATATTGCCTCCTTGTACATTCATTATCTGCATGTACAGGTAAAGGCTCTTTTGAAGGATCGGTTAAGTGGAAAAGCAACAGGAGGATCTAGTGACAAGACAGAAACCAGTTCTTCAGTAGAATTGAACTCTGGCAACTTTGATGAATTGGTGATCAAAAGCAAAGAACTCTGGATTGTGGAATTTTTCGCACCTTGGTAAGTTCTGCCTGTGTtctaaaatctaattttttatatcatgattACCTGACTGAACCTAAAGTATTCCTACTTCAGATTTGTAGCTCTAATAACAttcattctcttttatttccCAAAGGTGTGGACATTGTAAGAAATTAGCTCCTGAGTGGAAGAAAGCATCCAATAGTTTGAAAGGGAAGGTTAAACTGGGCCATGTTGACTGTGATGCTGAAAAGGTAATCTTATATGCCTAAATAGTTGATAAGAACTGATTAAAACTCCTTTGGTGGTGATCAAGATGGTCACGgagtttcttaatttatttattcttactTCTTGATAAGGAAGGGTAAGAGTGTAAGACTCTTAATTGCagtctcattttttaattttttttattatgcttttttgtttatattattctGACAGGATATTTGTTATCAGTCTCTAATGAGCAGGTTCAAAGTTCAAGGATTCCCAACTATCTTGGTGTTTGGTGCTGATAAAGATAGTCCTATTCCTTATGAAGGCGCAAGAACTGCCTTGGCTATTGAATCATTTGCATTAGAGCAGCTGGAAACAAACGTTGCTCCTCCAGAAGTGACAGAGCTACACAGTCCAGTAAGCATTTTCTCCCCTACCTACTTTACTTGGTTGTGCATTGGTTTGAAAGAGAGGAATACAAGATAACGGATCTTGCTGATGAGAGTTCCCTAGGCGCACtgattatatattaaatgatttcgattattcaaaaacaaaagtattaactgatttttgtttttgaaacaaTAAAtgctttattttctaataaatactTCCTATTTTGTTTCCTTAACCTGTGCCTTGCCTAAGATAATTAACATGAATCTTCTCTATAGGATGTTTTGGAAGAGAAATGTGGTTCTGCCGCAATCTGTTTTGTTGCCTTCCTTCCTGACATTTTAGATTCCAAGGCTGAGGGGAGAAACATATATCTTCAGCAGTTACTATCTGTTGCAGAGAAGTTTAAAAGGAGTCCATACAGGCAAGTAAAAAAGTACTTTTTGCTTAGATTCCACACCACACCTTAATATCACACTGCTAGTTAATGTCATCACATCTAAAAATTTTTATTCTATCAATGTTGCAAGTg
Proteins encoded in this window:
- the LOC114385352 gene encoding protein disulfide isomerase-like 2-3, whose amino-acid sequence is MPKSQFRTPFLVSLPLLLFIFNLTPSHALYGASSPVLQLTPSNFKSKVLNSNGVVLVEFFAPWCGHCQALTPIWEKAATVLKGVVTVAAIDADAHPSLAQEYGIRGFPTIKVFAPGKPPVDYQGARDVKPIAEFALQQVKALLKDRLSGKATGGSSDKTETSSSVELNSGNFDELVIKSKELWIVEFFAPWCGHCKKLAPEWKKASNSLKGKVKLGHVDCDAEKSLMSRFKVQGFPTILVFGADKDSPIPYEGARTALAIESFALEQLETNVAPPEVTELHSPDVLEEKCGSAAICFVAFLPDILDSKAEGRNIYLQQLLSVAEKFKRSPYSYVWVAAGNQPDLEKNVGVGGYGYPALVALNLKKAVYAPLKSAFELDQIIEFVKEAGRGGKGNLPLQGTPTIVKTEPWDGKDGEIIEEDEFSLEELMGEDASSKDEL